In Marivirga salinae, a single window of DNA contains:
- a CDS encoding GxxExxY protein, whose product MSLTENEISRLILDCSFRIHTELGPGIFESVYEEVLFYELQEEGLEIKRQFPIPVQWNNKTMEMGFKADLIVEDKVIIELKSIESLQAVHKKQLLTYLRLSGIKLGLLINFNENLLKNGIKRIVNGL is encoded by the coding sequence ATGTCCCTAACTGAAAACGAAATCAGCCGATTAATACTCGATTGCAGTTTTAGAATCCATACCGAATTAGGACCAGGAATATTCGAATCTGTTTATGAAGAAGTATTATTTTATGAACTTCAAGAAGAAGGCTTAGAAATCAAAAGACAATTTCCGATTCCAGTTCAATGGAATAATAAAACCATGGAAATGGGATTCAAAGCTGATTTGATTGTTGAAGACAAAGTAATTATTGAACTTAAATCAATAGAGTCATTGCAAGCTGTCCATAAAAAACAACTGTTAACTTATTTGAGATTAAGTGGTATTAAATTAGGCTTGCTGATAAACTTCAATGAAAACCTGCTTAAAAACGGCATCAAAAGAATAGTTAATGGCTTATAA
- a CDS encoding PKD domain-containing protein, whose protein sequence is MSFQLFSQTPTADFNLPADVCLDEQFQLENTSVNATSYEWEFCFSGFDGVTNVSEIGNLTGAGRILAFDVKKINGEWIGFAAGYSTNKLYRFIFQNGLDMPPTLIEEITLSAGFLGRALSIEMQYHQNNWYVLLYNRDDASIKSLNFGNSILNNTPSEFILKSGLSNSLVKMQILKEDNVYYLVVNNPNGSINILNTNNDFESPITEANTFLTSSISGVSSARDAKLIKENDSWYSFISDFNSKNIYRAKFNPDLMSGYLEEPTVIGTDLYSGNPNSIFLTKSDTGVYLHTLTFQGVLSKIKLTNIEAAINASDVEPYGTSNVYNEGYALKFFRDLGKWKGVVLKDNNNPDSKFFLVENNFQCNSSIIYSEDFQPTISYSSYGIYPIKLTAYDADGNSSSTINEITVQPLQGETVADPAYCVTNNIPFEFSTSENIVSYLWDFGDGSTSTAISPSHQYGSDGEYYISLEVESTAGCTNIFYDTLSILPEPQPEFITTKTEYCSFEPVAFSNTTPFDYGGNVAWSWDFNGEGNSTEENPNFTFETPGTKIITLEANVLGCIQTYQSTWEIIEGPEVDFSYDNNCLGEAIQFTNLSTGANITGYQWDFGNGESSTAENPQVTYVNPGTYALSLTVSNASGCDNTATQNIQIFEQLVDSIMSTEAIENLPFDLGIDWNNDFDSTQNLGYEWEVNGEIQTTDTATYTLGEGTYAVNLEVTTENGCLFTAQRSIEVKVSESPAPDFNLPVEVCLGEQFELENTSVNAARYEWDLCPFDLGQQHKNEVELIDFNFDNSIAFKIIQDGDSTFGFTFGRNNNNLYRLDYGENPSSEPGLTDLGNIDDLFRGPVAIDFIQEGDDWYALVTNYDNYDIIKLSFGSSLSNTPTAINLTNFGQISKPDGIHVKQYSDMIFAFVMNGTRITRLDFGNSINNTVTATSINVPNSNRLWGLDIIEDSGNYFGVLSSFGNSNVYYLEFGNDLSSTPAISEFDVSSLDLTSPGGLQLIKTDEKYYGFIQYRAGELVRFSFGSSMNINPIMQNLGRKEIIPPTSNAHVQILRDSSRWLGFTMNFGLSKLFRYEFVNECSATTDFSTETNPTLSLFLADTYPLKLTAYHENGKSKSITKEITVTENQAPEIAFTTGESLCVSAPIQFSSESNTEISSYSWDFGDGDASTEANPAHLFSSAGEYLVQLSVTDTAGCKNLFQDSVTIYAEPQPSFQAQVQGSICSQKPLNFTNTTNLPTSATFQWDFGDGNTSTEENPEHIYATEGEYIINFQIEMAGCLVEKTDTISVNPGPLVDFNYNDDCFGQVVNFENKSTGEFLQNFQWDFGDGTQSTQLNPNHSYDSAGTYNVQLSAFTSNGCDYTFEQEVIVHPIATVAFESEVGCANQPVQFNEEVVLQKSNITDYLWDFGISGTSSDLSAKANPQFTFPTAGTYQVHLQVTTADGCTSSGMQTVSVNALPQPAFTYEENCLNNPILFSPENTDNIIAHFWELQNQAGVVVFTAQSENFSYAFENSGSYQLRYRQQNENLCSNSITETIEILPLPEPEFQVSKICANEAVVLENITDLKGNILKNYSWSLDGETISTDFQPQYTFPNSGDFLLGLQVETQNGCIQNIEKTISVSPSPTAFFELEQTLAAFPYTLNLNAESVGQTTVRPANTDTEARSDASQTESVGQLPTSNFQLLTSNPQNPSSNITWTLNNDTISSSAQLNHTITEPGTYLLGLIITNEAGCSDTHYEQIRIRKPNLDIALNNLRITQDQEFTSFILNISNKGTLVPERLDLDIDLGSYSVTETIEEPLLPERNRNVALSIKLTEEQIRGLAKICIRAIPHNSQGSDSNENNNRVCTNIESGLIIMEIYPNPVATQFTMPLIIPENANVDLSLEQSNGQTVKTYFYDLEAGYHEIKIDRDNIKPGIYFLRIRYQGEEKVKKIIFQ, encoded by the coding sequence ATGTCTTTCCAGCTTTTTAGTCAGACACCTACAGCTGATTTCAATTTACCAGCTGATGTATGTTTAGACGAGCAGTTTCAACTGGAAAACACTTCTGTTAATGCCACTAGTTATGAATGGGAATTTTGTTTCTCTGGGTTTGATGGGGTCACAAATGTTTCGGAAATAGGAAATTTAACGGGCGCTGGTAGAATTTTGGCGTTTGATGTGAAAAAAATCAACGGTGAATGGATTGGATTTGCAGCCGGTTACAGTACAAATAAATTATATCGATTTATATTTCAGAATGGGCTTGACATGCCACCCACATTGATAGAGGAAATAACTTTAAGTGCAGGTTTTTTAGGGAGGGCACTCTCAATTGAAATGCAGTACCACCAAAATAATTGGTATGTACTTTTATATAATCGCGATGATGCTTCAATAAAAAGTTTAAATTTTGGGAATAGTATTTTAAATAACACCCCTTCCGAATTTATTTTAAAATCTGGCTTATCCAACAGTCTGGTTAAAATGCAAATACTTAAGGAAGATAACGTCTATTATTTAGTGGTTAACAACCCTAATGGAAGTATTAACATTTTAAATACCAATAATGATTTTGAAAGTCCAATAACAGAAGCAAATACCTTTTTAACTAGCAGCATTTCTGGAGTATCATCTGCTAGGGATGCCAAGCTTATTAAAGAAAATGACAGCTGGTATTCTTTTATTTCGGACTTTAATAGTAAAAACATTTATAGGGCAAAATTTAATCCTGACTTAATGAGTGGGTATCTAGAAGAACCAACAGTAATTGGAACTGATTTATATTCTGGAAATCCAAACAGTATTTTTCTAACTAAATCTGATACGGGGGTTTATCTTCATACTTTAACATTCCAAGGTGTATTAAGTAAAATTAAATTGACCAACATTGAAGCTGCTATTAATGCAAGTGATGTAGAGCCTTATGGAACGTCTAATGTTTATAATGAAGGATATGCTTTAAAATTTTTTAGAGATTTAGGAAAATGGAAAGGAGTTGTTTTAAAGGATAATAATAACCCAGACTCAAAGTTCTTTTTAGTAGAAAATAATTTTCAATGCAATAGTAGCATTATTTATTCAGAAGATTTTCAGCCTACTATTTCTTATTCATCCTACGGGATATACCCGATAAAACTAACAGCTTATGATGCAGATGGTAATTCATCATCGACTATCAATGAAATCACCGTTCAACCTTTACAAGGTGAGACTGTAGCTGATCCAGCTTATTGTGTTACTAACAATATTCCTTTTGAATTTTCAACTTCAGAAAATATTGTTTCTTACTTATGGGATTTTGGGGATGGGAGTACAAGCACGGCCATTTCCCCAAGCCATCAGTATGGTTCAGATGGCGAATATTATATTTCTTTGGAAGTAGAGAGCACTGCTGGCTGTACCAATATATTTTATGATACCTTAAGTATTTTGCCCGAGCCCCAGCCGGAATTTATAACGACAAAAACGGAGTACTGCTCTTTTGAGCCCGTTGCCTTTAGCAATACAACTCCTTTTGACTATGGGGGGAATGTGGCATGGTCATGGGATTTTAATGGAGAAGGGAATAGTACAGAAGAAAACCCAAATTTCACTTTTGAAACTCCTGGCACTAAAATTATAACTTTGGAAGCCAATGTTTTGGGTTGTATTCAAACCTATCAATCCACCTGGGAAATTATAGAGGGGCCTGAGGTGGACTTTAGCTATGACAACAATTGTTTGGGGGAAGCCATTCAGTTTACCAACCTAAGCACGGGAGCCAATATTACGGGCTATCAGTGGGATTTCGGGAACGGGGAAAGCAGTACGGCCGAAAATCCGCAAGTTACCTATGTTAATCCGGGCACTTATGCCTTAAGTTTAACGGTTAGCAATGCCAGCGGCTGTGACAATACAGCTACACAAAATATCCAAATTTTTGAGCAATTGGTGGATAGTATTATGTCGACTGAAGCCATAGAAAACCTGCCTTTTGACCTGGGCATTGACTGGAACAATGATTTTGATAGCACCCAGAACCTTGGCTATGAATGGGAAGTTAATGGTGAAATTCAAACTACCGACACTGCCACTTATACTTTGGGCGAAGGAACTTACGCAGTCAATTTGGAAGTCACAACGGAAAACGGCTGTCTTTTCACTGCCCAGAGATCAATTGAAGTCAAAGTTTCAGAAAGCCCGGCCCCTGATTTTAATTTACCTGTTGAAGTTTGTTTGGGAGAGCAGTTTGAATTAGAAAACACTTCTGTTAATGCGGCACGTTACGAATGGGATTTGTGTCCCTTTGATTTAGGGCAGCAGCATAAAAATGAAGTGGAGTTAATTGACTTTAATTTTGATAACAGTATTGCTTTTAAGATTATTCAGGACGGTGATAGCACTTTTGGGTTCACTTTCGGTCGGAACAACAATAATCTTTATCGATTGGATTATGGTGAAAATCCTTCTTCCGAACCAGGCTTAACTGATTTGGGCAACATTGATGACTTATTTAGGGGTCCCGTAGCTATTGATTTTATCCAAGAAGGGGATGATTGGTATGCATTGGTAACTAATTATGACAACTATGATATTATTAAGTTATCATTCGGTTCGTCTCTTTCAAATACCCCGACTGCGATAAACCTCACTAACTTTGGTCAAATCAGTAAACCTGATGGCATACATGTCAAGCAATATTCTGATATGATTTTTGCCTTTGTAATGAACGGTACCCGTATTACAAGGCTAGATTTTGGCAATTCTATTAATAATACAGTAACAGCAACCAGCATTAATGTACCTAATAGCAATAGGCTTTGGGGCTTAGATATTATTGAAGATAGCGGCAATTATTTTGGAGTTTTATCATCATTTGGCAACAGTAATGTTTACTATCTAGAATTCGGAAATGACCTAAGTTCGACTCCGGCCATAAGCGAGTTCGATGTTAGCAGCTTAGACCTTACTTCTCCTGGTGGTTTGCAATTGATAAAAACTGATGAAAAGTACTATGGTTTTATCCAGTACAGGGCAGGTGAACTGGTCAGATTCAGTTTCGGGTCGTCAATGAATATCAACCCGATCATGCAAAATTTAGGAAGAAAAGAGATCATTCCTCCCACTAGCAATGCTCATGTCCAAATTTTAAGAGACAGCTCAAGATGGTTAGGTTTTACCATGAATTTTGGACTATCTAAATTGTTTAGATATGAGTTTGTAAACGAATGCTCGGCAACTACGGATTTCTCCACAGAAACAAATCCGACTCTCTCTCTCTTCTTAGCAGACACTTACCCCCTCAAGCTAACTGCTTATCACGAAAACGGTAAGAGTAAATCTATCACCAAGGAAATAACGGTAACAGAAAATCAAGCACCTGAAATAGCATTTACCACAGGGGAAAGTTTATGTGTAAGTGCACCTATACAGTTTTCAAGCGAAAGCAATACCGAGATCAGTTCCTATAGCTGGGATTTTGGGGATGGCGATGCTTCCACAGAAGCCAATCCAGCACACCTTTTTAGCAGTGCTGGTGAGTATTTAGTTCAGCTATCCGTAACCGATACGGCAGGCTGTAAAAATCTTTTTCAAGATAGTGTAACCATCTATGCAGAGCCACAACCAAGTTTTCAAGCGCAAGTCCAAGGCAGTATTTGCTCTCAAAAACCCTTAAATTTTACAAATACTACTAATTTGCCTACTAGCGCCACATTCCAATGGGATTTTGGGGATGGAAATACTTCAACAGAGGAAAATCCTGAACATATTTATGCAACCGAAGGAGAATACATTATCAATTTTCAAATTGAAATGGCGGGCTGCTTAGTGGAAAAAACAGACACTATTTCGGTTAACCCTGGTCCTTTGGTCGATTTCAATTATAATGATGATTGTTTTGGTCAGGTAGTTAATTTTGAGAATAAAAGTACTGGCGAGTTCTTGCAAAATTTTCAATGGGATTTTGGAGATGGCACCCAATCCACGCAACTAAATCCTAACCATAGTTACGATTCAGCTGGCACATACAATGTGCAACTCTCTGCTTTTACTAGCAATGGTTGTGATTACACCTTCGAGCAAGAGGTTATCGTCCATCCAATAGCCACAGTAGCCTTCGAATCGGAAGTGGGTTGTGCAAACCAACCGGTGCAATTCAATGAAGAGGTGGTGCTGCAGAAATCCAATATCACCGATTACCTTTGGGATTTTGGCATTTCGGGTACTTCTTCTGATCTGTCCGCTAAAGCCAATCCTCAATTTACATTCCCTACAGCAGGCACTTACCAAGTCCACTTGCAGGTCACTACTGCTGATGGCTGTACTTCCTCAGGCATGCAAACTGTATCGGTCAATGCTTTGCCGCAACCAGCTTTCACTTACGAAGAAAACTGCCTTAACAATCCTATTTTATTTAGCCCTGAAAATACCGACAATATCATAGCTCATTTCTGGGAACTTCAAAATCAGGCAGGTGTTGTTGTCTTTACCGCCCAGTCAGAGAATTTCTCTTATGCATTCGAAAATTCTGGAAGCTATCAATTACGCTATCGTCAACAAAATGAAAACCTTTGCAGCAATTCCATTACGGAAACTATAGAGATCTTGCCATTACCAGAACCGGAATTTCAGGTCAGTAAGATTTGTGCAAACGAAGCGGTTGTTCTCGAAAATATAACTGATTTAAAAGGGAATATTTTGAAAAATTATAGTTGGAGCCTGGATGGGGAAACGATATCCACTGATTTTCAACCGCAGTACACCTTCCCAAATAGTGGAGACTTTCTCCTCGGTCTTCAAGTAGAAACCCAAAACGGTTGTATTCAAAACATAGAAAAAACCATAAGCGTAAGCCCAAGCCCAACAGCCTTTTTCGAATTAGAACAAACTTTAGCAGCATTTCCCTACACCCTCAACCTCAATGCGGAATCAGTAGGTCAGACGACAGTCAGACCGGCCAACACGGATACAGAAGCAAGGTCAGACGCTAGTCAGACCGAGTCAGTTGGTCAACTTCCAACTTCCAACTTCCAACTTCTAACTTCTAACCCTCAAAACCCATCATCCAACATTACCTGGACCCTAAATAACGATACTATATCGTCTTCTGCTCAATTAAACCACACCATCACAGAACCCGGCACTTACCTACTAGGTCTAATTATTACCAATGAAGCAGGCTGTTCCGATACACATTACGAGCAAATCAGAATACGTAAACCTAATTTAGATATCGCATTAAATAATCTGAGAATTACCCAAGATCAAGAGTTCACCAGTTTTATATTAAACATTAGCAACAAAGGAACGCTAGTACCTGAGAGATTAGATTTGGATATTGATTTGGGTAGTTATTCCGTGACGGAAACCATAGAAGAACCACTTTTACCAGAAAGAAATAGAAATGTTGCCCTAAGCATAAAACTGACAGAAGAACAAATCAGAGGCTTAGCTAAGATTTGTATTCGAGCAATTCCGCATAATTCACAGGGAAGTGATAGCAATGAGAATAACAACAGAGTCTGTACTAATATAGAAAGCGGACTGATTATAATGGAAATCTATCCAAATCCTGTTGCCACACAATTCACGATGCCATTGATCATCCCCGAAAATGCCAATGTCGATCTAAGCTTAGAGCAAAGTAATGGCCAAACCGTTAAAACCTATTTTTATGATCTGGAAGCCGGCTATCATGAAATCAAAATAGATAGAGATAATATCAAGCCTGGCATTTATTTCCTCCGCATCCGCTACCAAGGCGAAGAAAAAGTCAAAAAGATTATTTTTCAGTAG
- a CDS encoding glycosyltransferase, whose amino-acid sequence MSNRILFIGYWNLDDGLTHSTIFLHLKILKEIPNVEYLHFVNTQREKPTKNSLDKIKFLGVDYSPLYSKNLPFNFLNKIYDFIHFPKLIKELCLKHNINLIISRGAPAGSLAYLATKENKIPFIVESFEPHADYMKAAGEWKSYGLKYLFQKYWEKQQKKYSKAIITVAENYRSRLIVEGILKDKIFVVPCAVDQNIFFKDKNLGEEMKLKLKIPYEATVGVYAGKFGGLYLKQEAFQIFKEAFNQIKDFHLLLLTNTDSSWLNEMIQQYRLPSNRIHFKFVPYNEVNNYLNIADFAFALYKSNHVSQFLSPVKIGEYWACGLPVLITPNLGDEMHWIEEEELGFIKEKKDSNYFKKFTDFSVSNIINKGKSLRGMAKVSQVYNQILN is encoded by the coding sequence TTGAGTAATAGAATTCTTTTTATTGGCTATTGGAATTTAGATGATGGCTTAACCCATTCTACTATTTTTCTACATCTAAAAATTCTAAAGGAAATACCAAATGTTGAATATTTACATTTTGTTAATACACAAAGAGAAAAACCTACCAAAAACAGTCTTGATAAAATAAAATTTTTGGGTGTAGATTATAGTCCTTTGTATTCTAAGAATCTTCCTTTTAATTTTTTGAATAAAATTTATGATTTCATCCATTTCCCGAAGTTAATAAAGGAATTATGTCTTAAGCATAATATAAATCTTATAATTAGTCGTGGAGCACCGGCTGGTTCATTGGCTTATTTAGCCACTAAAGAAAATAAAATTCCATTTATAGTGGAATCTTTTGAACCACATGCTGATTATATGAAAGCTGCTGGAGAATGGAAAAGTTATGGATTGAAATATCTATTTCAAAAGTATTGGGAAAAACAGCAAAAAAAATATTCCAAAGCTATAATCACGGTAGCAGAGAATTATCGAAGTCGTTTAATCGTGGAAGGGATTTTAAAGGATAAGATTTTTGTTGTGCCTTGTGCTGTTGACCAAAATATTTTTTTTAAGGATAAAAATTTGGGAGAGGAGATGAAATTAAAACTAAAAATCCCCTATGAAGCAACTGTAGGAGTTTATGCGGGCAAGTTTGGTGGCTTATATTTAAAGCAGGAAGCTTTTCAAATTTTTAAAGAAGCATTTAACCAAATTAAAGACTTTCATTTATTGCTTCTTACAAATACGGATTCATCTTGGTTGAATGAAATGATTCAACAATATCGATTGCCTTCCAACCGAATACATTTCAAATTCGTCCCTTATAATGAGGTGAACAACTACTTAAACATTGCAGATTTCGCTTTTGCACTATACAAAAGTAATCATGTGAGCCAGTTTTTAAGTCCTGTAAAAATAGGGGAATATTGGGCATGTGGATTACCTGTATTAATAACTCCAAATTTGGGGGATGAAATGCATTGGATAGAAGAGGAAGAATTAGGCTTTATTAAAGAAAAGAAAGATTCAAATTATTTTAAGAAGTTCACTGATTTTTCAGTTTCGAATATAATTAATAAGGGAAAATCATTAAGAGGTATGGCAAAAGTAAGTCAAGTTTATAATCAAATATTAAATTGA
- a CDS encoding glycosyltransferase family A protein — protein MISIITPFYNASRFLSEAIESVINQTYHDWELILINDGSTDESKKIAKSFNDSRIRYYEQKNKGVSAARNKGLKEVKGIYFCFLDADDVMPKNSLLNRMKVFKTNPDTSFVDGKVIKMDSKLNIIEAIWTPSFFGNPFTDLIHLTGKSFFGPTWMIKSELISENHLVEGLTHGEELLFYMNLSKKSGTYSFTEEPILYYRNNPNSAMKNLKALEKGYRFIESQIKSWPGVGKSDLRIFRWKYKRAMTLAYLRKKSIQEAFKVWF, from the coding sequence TTGATTTCCATTATCACCCCATTTTACAATGCTTCAAGATTTTTATCAGAGGCAATTGAATCTGTAATTAATCAGACATACCATGATTGGGAGCTAATTTTAATCAATGATGGCAGCACAGATGAATCAAAAAAAATCGCAAAGTCATTTAATGATTCTAGAATTAGATATTATGAACAAAAAAACAAAGGTGTAAGTGCCGCAAGAAATAAAGGCCTAAAGGAAGTTAAAGGAATTTACTTCTGTTTTTTGGATGCAGATGACGTGATGCCAAAAAATAGTTTATTAAATAGGATGAAAGTTTTTAAAACTAATCCTGACACCTCCTTTGTAGATGGCAAAGTAATTAAAATGGATTCAAAGTTAAATATAATTGAGGCTATTTGGACACCTTCATTTTTTGGAAATCCATTTACAGACTTAATACATCTAACAGGGAAATCTTTTTTCGGGCCAACTTGGATGATAAAAAGTGAATTAATTTCTGAAAATCATTTAGTAGAAGGTCTTACACATGGAGAAGAGCTCCTTTTCTATATGAATTTATCAAAGAAAAGTGGCACTTATTCTTTCACAGAGGAACCAATATTGTATTATCGAAACAATCCCAATTCTGCGATGAAAAATTTGAAAGCACTTGAAAAGGGATATCGTTTTATAGAATCTCAAATTAAGAGTTGGCCTGGAGTAGGGAAGTCTGATTTAAGGATATTTAGATGGAAATATAAAAGAGCTATGACATTAGCTTACCTTAGAAAAAAATCAATCCAAGAAGCATTTAAGGTCTGGTTTTAA
- a CDS encoding FkbM family methyltransferase — translation MGKDLLIESEPWMSNLLYRLKDKLVNKSFVDVGVNVGQTLIKIKEVSPTVEYVGFEPNPYCVNYLLNLIELNNLKNTTIIPVALSNELNHLKLLLDNQSTSDSSASFIKNYRKGKYHQIDIITVKPSDLTIFQKIEIGIIKIDVEGAELEVLDGLKGLILRNKPHIIIEVLPVYKKENIERLNRQKEIENFIKEINYILFRIDEGNGDLVQIKNFGIHSDLSKCNYLLSPKK, via the coding sequence ATGGGAAAAGATTTATTGATAGAGTCAGAGCCATGGATGTCAAATTTACTCTACAGGTTAAAAGATAAATTGGTTAATAAGTCTTTTGTGGATGTTGGTGTAAATGTTGGACAAACTCTTATTAAGATCAAGGAAGTTTCACCAACCGTAGAATATGTTGGTTTTGAGCCTAATCCTTACTGTGTAAATTATCTTTTAAACTTAATAGAACTGAATAATTTAAAGAATACTACCATTATACCAGTAGCTTTATCAAATGAATTAAACCATCTAAAATTATTATTGGATAACCAATCTACTTCTGACTCATCTGCAAGTTTTATCAAGAATTATCGAAAAGGTAAATACCATCAAATAGATATCATTACCGTAAAACCAAGTGATCTCACAATTTTTCAGAAAATAGAGATTGGAATAATTAAAATAGATGTTGAGGGAGCGGAATTAGAAGTTTTAGATGGGTTAAAAGGATTAATTTTAAGAAATAAACCTCATATAATCATTGAAGTCTTACCTGTTTATAAAAAAGAAAACATTGAGCGCCTTAATCGCCAAAAAGAGATTGAGAACTTTATTAAAGAAATAAATTACATTTTGTTTCGAATAGATGAAGGAAATGGTGACTTAGTTCAAATTAAAAATTTTGGTATTCATAGCGATTTATCAAAATGTAATTATTTGCTTTCTCCCAAAAAATAA
- a CDS encoding glycosyltransferase, translating to MDFGNKNILIISPESWEHIFVSKHHYAVHLAKKSNRVFFLNPPSGKFGYEETEFDNVYSIQYRGFLKGLRFLPSFLQKIIIRKKIKYLQNQLKANFDIIWSFDNSVFFDFSSLSKNVFCISHIVDLNQDFNTKIAARTADLCIGVNQKIVNRLRKHNSNTILIPHGVQIFGNKFDEIDLAGKNRIKAIYMGNLSMPHIDWELLLQIVLTHPFVDFILIGGGKNTNSNTVKSNVLEKSNVFLTGKISADKIPSYLKKSDILLSIYDETYATNYATPHKMMEYFSSGKMIISTWISEYEQQFKEGIILMTKNQNEFLRKFNLVVENLEEWNSSDKILKRQNFASKFTYDMQIEKIEKLLP from the coding sequence TTGGATTTTGGAAATAAAAATATTTTAATTATCTCTCCAGAGTCGTGGGAGCATATTTTTGTTTCGAAGCATCATTATGCTGTTCACTTAGCTAAAAAAAGCAATAGAGTATTTTTTCTTAATCCACCATCTGGAAAATTTGGTTATGAAGAAACAGAATTTGATAATGTTTATTCTATTCAGTATAGAGGATTTTTAAAAGGACTCAGATTTTTACCTTCCTTTTTGCAGAAAATTATTATTAGAAAAAAAATCAAATACCTACAAAACCAACTTAAAGCCAATTTCGATATTATTTGGTCATTTGACAATTCTGTTTTTTTTGATTTTTCGTCATTGTCAAAGAATGTGTTTTGTATTTCACATATTGTAGATTTAAATCAGGACTTCAATACAAAAATTGCAGCAAGAACTGCTGATTTATGCATAGGAGTAAATCAAAAAATTGTAAACCGGTTAAGGAAACATAATTCAAATACAATTTTAATCCCTCATGGTGTTCAAATTTTCGGTAATAAGTTTGATGAAATAGATTTAGCAGGGAAAAATAGAATTAAAGCAATCTATATGGGGAATTTATCCATGCCTCATATTGATTGGGAATTATTACTTCAGATAGTTTTAACACATCCATTTGTAGATTTTATCTTAATAGGTGGTGGAAAAAATACAAATTCTAATACAGTAAAAAGTAATGTATTAGAAAAGTCAAATGTATTTTTAACAGGAAAAATTTCAGCTGATAAAATACCCTCTTACCTTAAGAAATCAGATATTTTGTTAAGTATATATGATGAAACATATGCGACCAATTATGCAACCCCTCATAAAATGATGGAATACTTTTCATCAGGGAAAATGATAATTAGCACTTGGATTTCAGAATATGAACAGCAATTTAAAGAAGGAATTATTTTGATGACTAAAAATCAGAATGAATTTTTAAGAAAATTTAATTTAGTTGTAGAAAATTTGGAAGAGTGGAATTCCTCTGATAAGATATTAAAGAGACAAAATTTTGCTTCTAAATTTACTTATGACATGCAAATTGAAAAGATTGAGAAATTACTCCCTTAA